In Actinoplanes sp. NBC_00393, a single genomic region encodes these proteins:
- a CDS encoding alkaline phosphatase family protein: protein MRAVLRSALTTFVVLTFTLWLMPGVASTDIIDVLGLVVLVAAVGAVLRPLLLLGITALGGWGAMLFGVVAQVVVMFVALELDPAEQISGLPTLLSAAILAVVVAALLDWMADSGSDDTFVRESRRLMRGVRRRAARRAGGSLFTFRRPRPGTEPGLLMVQLDGVAEPVLHWAVRAGNLPTLGHWLRTGSHVVRPWHTGLPSTTPASQAGILHGATRQIPGFRWYEKDTGKLMVSNRPRDAAIIENRISDGAGLLRDGGVSISNAFSGDAVTNLLTVSHAALPGRSARGWAAFMASPYGFTRALVLGVAEVITELHQARLQRRRNLQPRVSRSGAFLALRPASMLLRDVNISLVAEQMARGVPAIYCDLVDYDEVAHHAGPARPESMRQLESLDRMLGVLERLAPEAARRYHLVVLSDHGQSQGATFRQRYGETLDAVVDRLTAPDAAAAVEEEPAPAPVLVVSSGNLSMLYLTRFPHRLNRAAIEHAYPRLVTGLAAHPGVGLVVVQDEDGPIAYGSAGSQRLRDGAVTGTDPLLPYGPRACHDLLRHQSSAHVGDLVVISSVDPVTHEVAAFEELVGSHGGLGGWQTDAVLVHPSGWPVDGDLDGPDAVHRQLLGWLTMLGLRRSEPAPVEASEPIRDFDPDMSARLSPSRDG from the coding sequence ATGCGGGCCGTGCTGCGCAGCGCCCTGACCACGTTCGTGGTGCTGACCTTCACCCTGTGGCTGATGCCCGGCGTGGCCAGCACCGACATCATCGACGTCCTCGGCCTGGTGGTGCTGGTCGCCGCGGTCGGCGCGGTGCTGCGGCCGCTGCTGCTGCTCGGCATCACCGCGCTCGGCGGCTGGGGCGCCATGCTGTTCGGCGTGGTGGCCCAGGTCGTGGTCATGTTCGTGGCGCTGGAGCTGGACCCGGCCGAGCAGATCAGCGGCCTGCCCACCCTGCTGTCCGCCGCGATCCTGGCCGTCGTGGTGGCCGCCCTGCTCGACTGGATGGCCGACAGCGGCAGTGACGACACGTTCGTGCGGGAGTCGCGCCGGCTGATGCGCGGGGTCCGCCGCCGAGCCGCGCGGCGGGCCGGCGGATCGCTGTTCACCTTCCGCCGCCCCCGGCCGGGCACCGAACCCGGCCTGCTCATGGTCCAGCTCGACGGGGTCGCCGAGCCGGTGCTGCACTGGGCGGTCCGGGCCGGCAACCTGCCCACCCTCGGGCACTGGCTGCGGACAGGCAGCCATGTCGTCCGGCCGTGGCACACCGGCCTGCCCTCCACCACGCCCGCCTCACAGGCCGGCATCCTGCACGGCGCCACCCGGCAGATCCCCGGTTTCCGCTGGTACGAGAAGGACACCGGCAAACTGATGGTCTCCAACCGCCCGCGCGACGCCGCGATCATCGAGAACCGGATCAGCGACGGCGCCGGCCTGCTCCGCGACGGTGGCGTGAGCATCAGCAACGCGTTCAGTGGCGACGCGGTGACCAACCTGCTCACGGTCAGCCACGCGGCCCTGCCCGGCCGGTCCGCCCGCGGCTGGGCAGCCTTCATGGCCTCGCCGTACGGCTTCACCCGGGCCCTCGTCCTCGGTGTCGCCGAGGTGATCACCGAGCTGCACCAGGCCCGTCTGCAGCGCCGCCGGAACCTGCAGCCCCGGGTCAGCCGGTCCGGCGCGTTCCTGGCCCTGCGCCCGGCCTCGATGCTGCTGCGCGACGTCAACATCTCGCTGGTCGCCGAGCAGATGGCCCGCGGTGTCCCGGCGATCTACTGCGACCTGGTCGACTACGACGAGGTGGCACACCACGCCGGCCCGGCCCGGCCGGAGTCGATGCGCCAGCTGGAGAGCCTGGACCGGATGCTCGGCGTCCTCGAACGCCTGGCCCCCGAGGCGGCCCGCCGCTACCACCTGGTGGTGCTCTCCGATCACGGGCAGAGCCAGGGCGCCACCTTCCGCCAGCGGTACGGCGAGACCCTCGACGCGGTGGTGGACCGGCTCACCGCCCCCGACGCGGCGGCCGCGGTGGAGGAGGAACCGGCACCCGCCCCGGTGCTGGTGGTCTCCTCGGGCAACCTGTCGATGCTCTACCTGACCCGCTTCCCGCACCGGCTGAACCGGGCGGCGATCGAGCACGCGTACCCGCGGCTGGTCACCGGGCTCGCCGCCCATCCCGGGGTCGGCCTGGTGGTGGTGCAGGACGAGGACGGGCCGATCGCGTACGGGTCGGCCGGCTCCCAGCGCCTGCGCGACGGAGCGGTCACCGGCACCGACCCCCTCCTGCCGTACGGCCCGCGCGCCTGCCACGACCTGCTGCGCCACCAGAGCTCCGCGCACGTCGGCGACCTCGTCGTGATCAGCTCGGTGGACCCGGTGACGCACGAGGTCGCCGCCTTCGAGGAACTGGTCGGCTCACACGGCGGCCTCGGCGGCTGGCAGACCGACGCGGTGCTGGTCCACCCCTCCGGCTGGCCGGTCGACGGCGACCTCGACGGGCCGGACGCCGTGCACCGGCAACTGCTCGGCTGGCTCACCATGCTGGGCCTGCGCCGTTCCGAACCGGCGCCGGTGGAGGCCAGCGAACCGATACGTGATTTCGATCCCGACATGTCGGCGCGACTTTCCCCGAGCCGGGATGGTTAA